The nucleotide sequence AGCTGGGCAACAAGGCCAGCAAGGCCGCCGCCCGCGTCACCGCCGAAGGCCTGATCGGCCTGTACATCTCGGCCGACGCCAAGCAGGGCGCGGTGATCGAAGTCAACTGCGAAACCGACTTCGTGGCCAAGAACGACGACTTCGTCGCCTACGTCAACAAGCTGGCGGAACTGGTCGCCACCAAGAACCCCGCCGACGTCGCGGCGCTGTCCGACCTGCCGCTGGAAGGCGGCACGGTGGAAACGGTGCGCACCGGCCTGGTCGGCAAGATCGGCGAGAACATCTCCATCCGCCGCTTCCAGCGCATGGAAACCGCCAACAAGCTGGCCAGCTACGTGCACGGCGGCAAGATCGGCGTGCTGGTGGACTTCAACGGTGCGGATAGCATCGGCAAGGACCTGGCCATGCACATCGCGGCCACCAAGCCCAAGGCGCTGAATGCCGAAGGCGTGCCCGCCGCCGACATCGCCACCGAGCGTTCGGTCGCCGAGCAGAAGGCCGCCGAATCCGGCAAGCCCGCCGACATCGTCGCCAAGATGGTCGAAGGCTCGGTGCAGAAGTTCCTGAAGGAAGTGACCCTGCTGTCGCAACCCTTCGTCAAGAACGACAAGCAGACCGTCGAACAAATGTTGAAGGCCGAAGGCGCCGGTATCGCGCGTTTCTCGCTGTTCATCGTGGGCGAAGGCATCGAGAAGAAGACCACCGACTTCGCGGCGGAAGTTGCAGCCGCTGCCGCCGGCCGCGCCTGATCAGCCGTTTATCCTTCCGCATTGCTGCTTTTTTATTACAGGCCGGCGAGTGACCGGCCTATTTCTTGTCTTACACTTCCGTCGGATCGTTCTAGGGATATCGCTCATGGCCAGCAGATCGTACAAGCGGGTTCTTCTTAAACTGTCCGGCGAAGCCCTGATGGGCGACGACGCGTTCGGCATCAATCGCGCCACGATCGCCAGGATGACCGAGGAAATCGCCGAAATCGTCAATCTGGGCGTGGAGCTGGCCATTGTCATCGGCGGCGGCAATATCTTTCGCGGCGTGGCGCCGGGCGCCCAGGGCATGGACCGGGCGACGGCGGATTACATGGGCATGATGGCCACCATCATGAACGCGCTGGCCCTGCAGGACGCCCTGAAGCACCGCAGCGTGGACACGCGGGTGCAGTCGGCGCTGAACATCGAACAAGTGGTGGAGCCCTATATCCGTCCCAAGGCCCTGCGCTACCTGGAAGAGGGCAAGGTGGTGATTTTTGCGGCCGGCACCGGCAATCCCTTCTTCACGACCGATACGGCGGCCGCCTTGCGCGGCGCCGAAATCGGCGCGGAGATCGTGCTGAAAGCCACCAAGGTGGACGGCATCTACAGCGCGGACCCCAACAAGGATCCCACCGCCACGCGCTATTCCCGCATCAGCTTCGACGAAGCCATCGTGCGCCGCCTGGAAGTGATGGACGCCACCGCTTTCGCGCTGTGCCGCGACCAGAAGCTGCCCATCAAGGTGTTTTCCATCAACAAGTCCGGCGCGCTGAAACGCGCGGTCACCGGTGAAGATGAAGGTACCCTGGTACACGTTTGAATTGAAGGAGTCGCAATGAGCGTCGCAGACATCAAAAAATCGGCCGAGTCCCGGATGGCCAAGTCCATCGAAACGCTCAAGGTCAATCTGTCCAAGATCCGTACCGGGCGTGCGCACACCGGTATCCTGGATCACGTGCATGTCGAGTACTACGGTTCGCCCGTGCCGATCAGCCAGGTCGCCAACGTCAACCTGGTCGATGCGCGTACCATCAGCGTCCAGCCGTACGAGAAAAACATGGCCGGCCCGGTGGAAAAGGCCATCCGTGAATCCGACCTCGGCCTGAACCCCGTATCCATGGGCGACACCATCCGCGTGCCCATGCCGGCGCTCACCGAAGAGCGGCGCCGCGACCTGACCAAGGTGGTCAAGAACGAGGGCGAGGACGCCAAGATCGCGGTGCGCAATCTGCGCCGGGAAGGCAATGAAGCCTTGAAGAAACTCGTCAAGGACAAGTCCATCTCGGAAGACGAAGAGCGCCGCGCGCAGGACGAAATCCAGAAGCTCACCGATCGCTGCGTCGGCGAAATCGACAAGCTGATCGCCCAGAAAGAAGCGGAGATCATGACCGTCTGACGGCCTTGCGCCCGGTCCTGCCATCCTCATGACTATCAGTTCCACCCAGGCGGTTCCCCAGACGTCGGATATCCCCCAGCACGTTGCCATCATCATGGATGGCAACGGCCGCTGGGCGACGCGGCGGCACTTGCCGCGCACGGCCGGGCATGCCAAGGGTGTGCAGGCCGTGCGGCGCGTCGTGGAAGCCTGCGGGCGGCGCGGCGTCCGCTACCTGACCCTGTTCGCCTTCAGTTCCGAAAACTGGCGCCGGCCCGCCGAGGAAGTCTCCCTGCTGATGCGCCTGTTCGTCCAGGCTCTGGAACGGGAAGTCGACAAGCTCGATACCCAGGGCGTGCGCCTGCGCGTGGTGGGAGACCTGTCTCCGTTCGAACCGCGGCTGCGCGAACTCATCGAGCAGGCCCAGGCGCGCACCGCGCACAATGACCGCCTGCATCTTTCCGTATGCGCCAACTACGGCGGGCGCTGGGACATCCTGCAGGCCATGCGGCGGATGATCGTCGAAAACCCCACGTTGGCGCAGACGCCCGAACGCATCGACGAAGACACGCTGGGCCGCTATCTGTCCATGGCCTGGGCGCCCGAACCCGACCTGTTCATCCGCACCGGGGGCGAACAGCGCATCTCCAATTACCTGATCTGGCAATTGGCCTATACCGAGCTCTTCTTTACCGACCGTTATTGGCCGGACTTCGGCGGTCCCGAACTGGAAGAAGCCTTCGAGTGGTACCGGACGCGGGAACGGCGTTTCGGCCGCACCAGCGCCCAGGTGATCGCATCCGCGAAGCGGTGACCGCGCGGCGCCGGGATAAAAAGGCGGCAGAATACGCGGTACCCGCCATGAGGGCGGGACTCTCGTCCTAGGAGACTTCATGCTGCGCCAGCGCATCGTCACAGCCGTCATCCTTCTTGCCATCCTGGCCGCCACGATGGCGGCGCCCACGCCCTGGCCGTTCATGGCCCTGCTTGCCGTGGCCACCGCCTGTGCCGGCTGGGAATGGGCGCGCCTTACGCTGCCCGCGCAGGGCGGCGCCGGCGCCGTCGCGGTCGGCGCTTTACTGGGCGTCGCGGCCTTGTGCGTGACATTCTGGTGGACGGCTGGCGGCGACCATGACTTCGCCGCCGAGGCCTCTCACGCCTTGCTGTTCAACTGGGTGGTGCCCGTGTCGGCGCTGCTGTGGATCGTCGGCGGCACCATCGCCGTCGTGCGCGGCCGCAGCGATGCGCCGCCCGCCAGCCTGTCGCTGACCCTGTTCGCGATCCTGGCGCTGATGGCGGCCTGGGCCGTACTGGCCTTGCTGTTCATGTCGCGCGGGGCGGTCTTCCTGTTGTCCCTGCTGGCGCTGGTCTGGGCGGCCGATATCGCCGCGTATTTCGGCGGACGCGCCCTGGGCCGCCACAAGCTGGCGCCCCGCGTCAGCCCGGGCAAGACCATCGAAGGGGCGGTATGCGGCGTGGCCGCCGCCGTGCTGTGGATAGGCGTCAGCAGCGCCTGGGACGGCACCTTCGGCCACGCGCTGGTCCAGCGCTGGACGCTGTGGGGCGCGTTGCCCGTGGCGGTGCTGCTCGCCGTGCTTTCCATCGTCGGCGACCTGTTCGAATCGCTGCTCAAGCGACGCGCCGGCCGCAAGGATTCCAGCAACCTCCTGCCTGGGCACGGTGGGGTCTATGATCGCATCGATGCCATCCTGCCGGTGGCCCCGGTGGCCTTGCTTCTCAGTGGAGTACTGTTTTGACTGCGTTTCAGCGTATCGCCGTGCTGGGTTCCACGGGGTCGATCGGCGAAAGCACCCTGGATGTGATCGCCCGCCACCCCGACAGGCTTGGCGTTCATGCGCTGTCCGCCCATAGCCGCATGGAAAAGCTCGCGGAGCAGGCACGCGCCACCGGCGCGCGGGTCGTCGTCGTGCCGGACGAGGACGCCAGGGCGCGCTTCGTCCAGGCGTGGCAGCCGGGTG is from Bordetella bronchialis and encodes:
- the frr gene encoding ribosome recycling factor, with product MSVADIKKSAESRMAKSIETLKVNLSKIRTGRAHTGILDHVHVEYYGSPVPISQVANVNLVDARTISVQPYEKNMAGPVEKAIRESDLGLNPVSMGDTIRVPMPALTEERRRDLTKVVKNEGEDAKIAVRNLRREGNEALKKLVKDKSISEDEERRAQDEIQKLTDRCVGEIDKLIAQKEAEIMTV
- the tsf gene encoding translation elongation factor Ts, with protein sequence MAEITASMVKELREKTDAPMMECKKALTEAQGDLARAEEILRVKLGNKASKAAARVTAEGLIGLYISADAKQGAVIEVNCETDFVAKNDDFVAYVNKLAELVATKNPADVAALSDLPLEGGTVETVRTGLVGKIGENISIRRFQRMETANKLASYVHGGKIGVLVDFNGADSIGKDLAMHIAATKPKALNAEGVPAADIATERSVAEQKAAESGKPADIVAKMVEGSVQKFLKEVTLLSQPFVKNDKQTVEQMLKAEGAGIARFSLFIVGEGIEKKTTDFAAEVAAAAAGRA
- the uppS gene encoding polyprenyl diphosphate synthase, which encodes MTISSTQAVPQTSDIPQHVAIIMDGNGRWATRRHLPRTAGHAKGVQAVRRVVEACGRRGVRYLTLFAFSSENWRRPAEEVSLLMRLFVQALEREVDKLDTQGVRLRVVGDLSPFEPRLRELIEQAQARTAHNDRLHLSVCANYGGRWDILQAMRRMIVENPTLAQTPERIDEDTLGRYLSMAWAPEPDLFIRTGGEQRISNYLIWQLAYTELFFTDRYWPDFGGPELEEAFEWYRTRERRFGRTSAQVIASAKR
- the pyrH gene encoding UMP kinase; amino-acid sequence: MASRSYKRVLLKLSGEALMGDDAFGINRATIARMTEEIAEIVNLGVELAIVIGGGNIFRGVAPGAQGMDRATADYMGMMATIMNALALQDALKHRSVDTRVQSALNIEQVVEPYIRPKALRYLEEGKVVIFAAGTGNPFFTTDTAAALRGAEIGAEIVLKATKVDGIYSADPNKDPTATRYSRISFDEAIVRRLEVMDATAFALCRDQKLPIKVFSINKSGALKRAVTGEDEGTLVHV
- a CDS encoding phosphatidate cytidylyltransferase, which encodes MLRQRIVTAVILLAILAATMAAPTPWPFMALLAVATACAGWEWARLTLPAQGGAGAVAVGALLGVAALCVTFWWTAGGDHDFAAEASHALLFNWVVPVSALLWIVGGTIAVVRGRSDAPPASLSLTLFAILALMAAWAVLALLFMSRGAVFLLSLLALVWAADIAAYFGGRALGRHKLAPRVSPGKTIEGAVCGVAAAVLWIGVSSAWDGTFGHALVQRWTLWGALPVAVLLAVLSIVGDLFESLLKRRAGRKDSSNLLPGHGGVYDRIDAILPVAPVALLLSGVLF